A part of Vespertiliibacter pulmonis genomic DNA contains:
- the murI gene encoding glutamate racemase, protein MQPTILLYDSGIGGLTIYDAIRESLPNAHYLYCFDNAYFPYSEKSDALLISQAKKIVQKIAEIYPLDMVIVACNTASTVVLPALREQFSFPIVGTVPAIKLAAEISQTKTIGLLATKGTVMRPYVDELIEKYARDCVVEKIGSTDLVEIVEEKQQTGKVDMNRLQRIILPWQNHPTLDTVILGCTHFPLVKNELQQLLPNISFMIDPGNGIAKRVISLLNLTEKKQQEGNESNHILPNYAFYTGVLSNFSARENMMKQWGFEKLIQLELQNIETN, encoded by the coding sequence ATGCAACCAACAATTCTTCTTTATGATTCAGGAATCGGTGGGCTAACTATTTACGATGCAATTCGAGAAAGTTTGCCTAATGCTCATTATTTATATTGCTTCGATAATGCTTATTTCCCCTATTCTGAGAAATCTGATGCGCTATTAATTTCTCAAGCTAAGAAAATAGTGCAAAAAATTGCGGAAATCTATCCGCTTGATATGGTGATTGTAGCTTGTAATACCGCAAGTACTGTTGTTTTACCTGCATTAAGAGAGCAATTTTCTTTTCCGATTGTAGGCACTGTTCCTGCAATAAAACTTGCTGCTGAAATTTCTCAAACCAAAACTATTGGCTTATTGGCGACAAAAGGCACGGTAATGCGTCCTTATGTGGATGAACTTATTGAAAAATATGCTCGTGATTGTGTCGTAGAGAAAATTGGTAGTACAGATTTAGTAGAAATTGTAGAAGAAAAACAGCAAACGGGAAAAGTTGATATGAATCGGCTACAGCGTATTATTTTACCGTGGCAAAATCATCCGACACTTGATACGGTTATTTTAGGCTGTACTCATTTCCCTCTAGTAAAAAATGAATTACAACAATTATTACCAAATATATCATTTATGATTGACCCAGGTAATGGTATTGCTAAAAGAGTAATCTCGTTATTAAATTTAACAGAAAAAAAACAGCAAGAAGGTAATGAAAGCAATCATATTTTGCCTAATTATGCATTTTATACAGGAGTGTTAAGTAATTTTTCTGCACGGGAAAATATGATGAAACAGTGGGGATTTGAAAAATTAATCCAGTTAGAGTTACAAAATATAGAGACAAATTAA
- a CDS encoding chorismate--pyruvate lyase family protein — protein sequence MNNLPFSAYREIFCRTKWHTDLHLLPQSVREWVGYTGSLTQKLQGICQSLTVELTEQKWQAVSSLPQFAKNSSQQTAWLREVVLKSDGIPSIFAQTILAETTVQNVAQEILTLGEKPIGLWLFPQNPKRLNLEWAFDEGAGLYARRSYFTLKDYPFAIYELFLPQFSFESLHRTE from the coding sequence ATGAATAATTTACCTTTTTCTGCATACCGTGAGATTTTTTGTCGAACGAAATGGCACACAGATCTACATTTGTTACCGCAATCGGTGAGAGAATGGGTTGGCTACACAGGTTCTTTAACACAAAAATTACAAGGAATTTGTCAATCGCTGACCGTTGAGCTAACGGAACAAAAATGGCAAGCGGTAAGTTCTTTGCCACAGTTTGCAAAAAATTCATCACAACAGACCGCTTGGTTACGGGAAGTGGTATTGAAATCTGATGGTATTCCCAGTATTTTCGCTCAAACGATCTTAGCAGAAACTACGGTACAGAATGTGGCACAAGAGATTTTAACACTAGGAGAAAAGCCCATAGGTTTATGGCTATTCCCACAAAACCCTAAAAGGCTTAATTTAGAATGGGCATTTGATGAGGGGGCTGGGCTTTACGCTCGTCGTTCCTATTTCACATTGAAGGATTACCCATTTGCAATTTATGAACTTTTTTTGCCACAATTTTCATTTGAATCCTTACATAGAACAGAGTAG